In Streptomyces sp. P9-A4, the genomic window CATCCAGCCCAACACCGAGGCCAACGAGAACGGCTTCGCGCAGCGCGCGGACAGCGTCACGCTGACCAACGTGAGGCAGAAGGCGTGGGCCACCACGGCCGCCACCTTCAAGCTCCCCGACCTGAAGCTGTCCCTGAGCCGGGGCACGGGCCAGGAGTGCTTCAAGGGCTGATCAAGCCCCTGGGTGTGGGCCGCCGCGGCGGCCCACACCCGCTCCGGGGCCTCGTCCCCGCTTCTCCACCTCTTCTCAGCAACACCGCTTCCAGGGAGCTGTTTCCATGAGCGCCGAGACCCCCGCCTCCCACGGAGTCCCCAAGCAGGACAACCGGTTCAAGGTCTGGCGGCAGACCCGGCCGTTCTGGGCAGGGCTGTTCACCATCCTCGGTGGTCTGCCGATCGCCTACCTCCCCTACGGGGACATGCGGCTCGGCAACATCACCATGGCGATGAAGACGACCGCCGGATCCGGCGCGCTGATCATCGGCGTCCTGCTGATCACGCTCGGTCTGACGATGTGGTTCCAGCCCATCGTCCGGGTCTTCGCGGGCGTCGCGACGATCGTGCTGGGGCTGGTCTCCATCCCCGTGTCGAACTTCGGCGGTCTCCTGATCGGGTTCCTGTTCTCGCTCGTCGGCGGTGGCATGTCCGCCTCGTGGGCGCCCGCGCCACCGGTCGAGGAGGCCGTGGACGCGGAGAACGACGGCGAGCGCGACCGTGCGTACGAGGACGAGCACGACGGCGAACCGGCGGAGACCGAGGCCCTGTACGCCGCCGGCGTCCCGGAGCAGCGCGAGGCGGAGCACCACGCGACCGAAACGACGATCGACGCCAACGGCGGGAGGAACAGTGCGGGGTGACGAGAATCAGTCTGCGCTCGCGAAGGAGGGCCCGCGGCACGCGGCCCCGCGCAAGACGCTGCTGAACAGGATCCAGGGCCCTGCGGGCAAGGCGATGGCGCTGGCCGCCATGCCGACCGCGGTGTTCGTGGGAATGGGCCTCACGCCCAAGGTCGCCCTCGCCGACGACAAGGACTTCCCCTTCGCGCCCGGCCCCTGTGTGACCCGCTCCGACGAGCCGGTGACCGAGGAGCCGACCAAGCCGGCCGAGACCGCGAAGCCGAGCCCGACGTCGACGGCCTCGGCGTCCCCGACGGCCACGCCGACCACCGGACCGACCGGCAGCGCGGCGCCGACGCCTACGCCGACTTCGACGGAGAGCGGTCAGGCGACGACGCAGCAGACGCGGGAGCGGTCGGGCACCGCGCCGGCCGCGACGCCGACGGCCACGGCGACACCCACGCCGACCCCGACGCCGACCCCGACGAAGTCGAAGAACCCGCTCGACCCGCTGGGCTGGGGCGACGCTCTGAAGGACCTCTTCGACGGCCCGGACCCGACGGCGACGCCCACGACGACGCCCACGACGACGGCGCCGGCAGCGGCCCCGACGACCCAGGCGCCCGCGCCTGCCACGACGAAGGCACCCGCCCAGAAGGCGGCGACCCCCGACGAGCCGAAGGCGACCGCCGATCCGGCCGCCGAGAAGACCAAGGCGGCGATCGAGAAGGCGGCCGAGAAGGCCGGCGTGAAGGTCGAGCAGCTGCCGGACAGCGCCAAGGGCCTCGACGCCAAGAAGGACGAGGACATACCCGAGGGCGCCAAGCCCCGCTTCCCGTGCCCCGAACTCGACGCGAAGGCCCTCGCGGCGGCCGAACTGGAGCCGGGCATCCCGCTGCTCCCGGACGAGTCGTGGCGCCTGGAGAGCTCGCTGCTCACCCTGAGCGGTCTGAGGTACCACGGCATCGTCGAGGTCAGGACGTACGGCGGCAAGACGAAGAAGGTCCTCAAGTTCACCGCGACCTCGGTGGACATCAAGGACCTGCACCAGATGACGGACCACTCCGACGGCCGCACGGCCCATGTGCGCTCCAAGGCGGGCTCGACGTCGACGATCACCGAGGGCACGGTGACGATGTACACGGAGGAGCTGAAGGGCAACCTCATCGGCCTCGTCCCGATCACCTTCAGCGCCCAGTCCCCGCCCCCGGTGGACCTCCCGTGGGTCTTCTTCACCAACGTGAAGCTCAAGCAGGCCGGCCAGTTCGGCGGCACCCTCAGGGTCAAGGAACTCCGCAACACGATCGAACCGAGCTGACCCGGGCACCACTCCAGGAGGACGGCCTCAGCATGTACGGGGCGTTCTTCCGGTGAGAAGCGCTTCGACGGTCTCGACCGTCTCGAAGTCCCGAGCCGCCCGTGACGCACGACGAAGCCCCCGTCCGTACCGGACGGGGGCTTCGTCGTGGACCGGGGCTCGTCAGGCGCGTTCGCTGCCGCCCAGGTGGTGGACGCGGACCATGTTCGTCGTGCCCGGGACGCCGGGGGGCGAGCCGGCGGTGATGATCATCGTGTCGCCCTGGTTGTGGCGCTGGAGCTTCAGGAGTTCGGCGTCCACGAGGTCGACCATCGCGTCCGTGTTGTCCACGAACGGGACGAGGAAGGACTCCACGCCCCAGCTCAGGGTGAGCTGGTTGCGGGTGCCCTCGTCCGTCGTGAAGGCGAGGATCGGCTGCTGCGTGCGGTAGCGCGAGAGGCGGCGGGCCGTGTCGCCGGACTGGGTGAAGGCGATCAGGGCCTTGCCGTCGAGGAAGTCCGCGATCTCGCAGGCCGCGCGGGCGACGGAGCCGCCCTGGGTGCGCGGCTTCTTGCCCGGGACCAGGGGCTGGAGGCCCTTGGAGAGCAGCTCCTCCTCGGCCGCGGCGACGATCTTCGACATCGTCTTCACGGTCTCGATCGGGTACGCGCCGACCGAGGACTCGGCCGACAGCATGACCGCGTCCGCGCCGTCCAGGATCGCGTTGGCGACATCGCTCGCCTCGGCGCGGGTCGGACGGGAGTTGGTGATCATCGACTCCATCATCTGGGTGGCGACGATGACCGGCTTGGCGTTGCGGCGGCACATCTCGACGAGGCGCTTCTGCACCATCGGGACCTTTTCGAGCGGGTACTCGACGGCGAGGTCGCCCCGGGCCACCATGACCGCGTCGAAGGCCGCGACGACGGCCTCCATGTTCTCGACGGCCTGCGGCTTCTCCACCTTGGCGATGACGGGGACCCGGCGGCCCTCCTCGTCCATCACCTTGTGGACGTCCTTGACGTCGTCGGCGTCGCGGACGAAGGACAGCGCGACCATGTCGCAGCCCATCCGGAGCGCGAAGCGGAGGTCGTCGACGTCCTTCTCCGACAGCGCGGGGACGTTGACCGCCGCGCCGGGCAGGTTGATGCCCTTGTGGTCGGAGATGACGCCGCCCTCGACGACGATCGTCTTGACCCGGGGGCCGTCGACCTCGACGACGCGCAGCTCGACGTTGCCGTCGTTGATGAGGACCTGGTCGCCCTTGGAGACGTCCCCGGGCAGACCCTTGTACGTGGTGCCGCAGATGGACTTGTCGCCCGGGACGTCCTCGGTCGTGATGGTGAACTCGTCACCGCGGACCAGCTCGACCGGGCCCTCGGCGAAGGTCTCGAGGCGGATCTTGGGACCCTGGAGGTCGGCGAGCACGCCGACGGCGCGGCCGGTGTCCGCGGAGACCTGCCGGACGCGGTCGTACCGCTCCTGGTGCTCCGCCTGGGATCCGTGGCTGAAGTTGAATCGGGCCACGTTCATGCCGGCCTCGATGAGAGCCTTCAGCTGCTCATACGAGTCGACGGCGGGGCCCAGCGTGCAGACGATTTTGGAACGGCGCATGAGGCGGATCCTATCGGTTTGTTTCACTGCGGAATATTCCGACTGGCGGAAAGTACAAATGGGCGCGGGGGCGCTCAGGCGTTCACTCGTTCGAGCCCGCTCTGCTCTGAACGAGCGCGAAGGTCTGGCGGGCGATCTCCAGTTCCTCGTCCGTCGGCACCACCGCGACGGCCACCCGCGCGTAGTCCGGCGAGATCAGCCGCGCCTCGTCGGAACGTACGGAGTTGAGGTCCGCGTCCACCGCCAGACCCAGTTCCTCCAGGCCCGCGATCGCAGCCTCCCGCACCGGCGCCGCGTTCTCGCCGACCCCCGCCGTGAACACCACCGCGTCCACCCGGCCGAGCACCGCGTAGTACGCGCCGATGTACTTCTTCAGCCGGTGGACGTAGATGTCGAAGGCCAGCGCCGCCGCCGGATCGCCCTCGTCCACACGGCGGCGGATCTCCCGCATGTCGTTGTCGCCGCAGAGCCCGACCAGACCCGACCTCTTGTTCAGGAGTACGTCGATCTCGTCCGCCGACATCCCCGCCACCCGCTTCAGATGGAAGGTGACCGCCGGGTCGATGTCGCCCGAGCGGGTGCCCATGACCAGGCCCTCAAGCGGTGTCAGACCCATCGAGGTGTCCACGCACCGGCCGCCCCGCACCGCCGAGGCGGAGGCGCCGTTCCCCAGGTGCAGCACGATCACGTTCACCTCCTCCGGCGTCTTCCCCAGCAGCTTCGCCGTCTCGCGCGACACGTACGCGTGCGAGGTGCCGTGGAAGCCGTACCGCCGGATCCGGTGCGCGTCGGCCGTCGCCACGTCGATCGCGTACCGCGCCGCCGACTCCGGCATCGTCGTGTGGAAGGCGGTGTCGAAGACCGCGACCTGCGGCAGGTCGGGGCGGAGCGCCTTCGCCGTACGGATGCCCGTGAGGTTCGCCGGGTTGTGCAGCGGCGCCACCGGCACGAGCCGCTCGATCTCCGCGAGCACCTCGTCGTCGATCACCGTCGGCTCGGTGAACCGCAGCCCGCCGTGCACCACCCGGTGGCCGATCGCCGCCAGCTCGGGGGAGTCGAGGCCGAGGCCGTCCGCCGCCAGCTCCTCGGCGACCGCCTTGAGCGCCGCCGCGTGATCGGCGATCGGGCCGGTCTTCTCGCGCTTCTCTCCGCCGCCGCCCTGGAGCGGGGTGTGCACGAGCCGCGAGGTCTCCTCGCCGATGCGCTCCACGAGCCCCTGCGCCAGCCGGCCGCCCTCGCGCATGTCGAGCAGCTGGTACTTCACCGAGGAGGAACCGGAGTTGAGGACCAGTACGCGGGCCGGAACGGAGGCGGGCACGGTGGTGGGGGCGGTCATGCGGGGAGCTCCTGACCCTGGGAGGGGACCTGGGACTGGATCGCCGTGATGGCGACCGTGTTGACGATGTCGCTGACGAGCGCGCCCCGCGAGAGGTCGTTCACGGGCTTGCGCAGACCCTGGAGCACCGGGCCGACGGCCACGGCGCCGGCCGAACGCTGCACGGCCTTGTAGGTGTTGTTGCCGGTGTTGAGGTCGGGGAAGATCAGCACGGTCGCCTGCCCCGCCACCTCCGAGTCCGGCAGCTTCGTCGCCGCGACCGAGGGCTCGACGGCGGCGTCGTACTGGATGGGCCCCTCGATCCGCAGCTCCGGCCGCGCCGCGCGGACCAGCTTGGTCGCCTCCCGCACCTTGTCGACGTCGGCGCCGGAGCCCGAGGTGCCGGTGGAGTACGAGAGCATCGCGATCCGCGGCTCGACGCCGAAGCGGGCGGCGGTGGCCGCCGACTGGACGGCGATGTCGGCGAGCTGCTCGGCGTTCGGGTCCGGATTGACCGCGCAGTCGCCGTACACGAGGACCTTGTCGGCGAGGCACATGAAGAACACCGAGGAGACGATCGAGGCCTCCGGCTTCGTCTTGATGATCTCGAAGGCCGGCCGGATCGTCGCCGCCGTGGAGTGCACGGAGCCGGAGACCATCCCGTCGGCCAGCCCCTCCTGGACCATCAGGGTCCCGAAGTAGTTGACGTCCGAGACCACGTCGTACGCCAGCTCCACCGTCACGCCCTTGTGGGCCCGCAGCACCGCGTACTTCTCGGCGAACGAGTCGCGCAGCTCCGAGGTCTGCGGGTCGATCAGCTGCGTGTCCCCGAGCGTGATGCCGAGGTCGGCGGCCTTCTTGCGGATGGTCTCCACGTCGCCGAGCAGGGTCAGGTCGCAGACGTCACGGCGCAGCAGCACGTCGGCGGCGCGCAGCACCCGCTCCTCGGTGCCCTCGGGGAGCACCACCCGGCGCCGGTCGGTGCGCGCCTGCTCGATCAGCTCGTGCTCGAACATCATCGGGGTGACCCGGCCGCTGCGGGCCACCGAGACCCGCTTGAGCAGGTCGGCCGTGTCGACGTGCCGTTCGAACAGACCGAGGGCGGTCTCCGCCTTGCGGGGGGTGGCCGCGTTCAGCTTGCCTTCGAGCGCGAAGAGTTCGGCGGCGGTCGGGAAGCTGTTGCCCGGTACGGAGATGACCGGGGTGCCCGGGGCCAGCCGGGCCGCCAGGGTCAGGATCTCCGCGCCGGGCCGCTCGTTCAGGGTGAGCAGCACACCGGCGATCGGCGGGGTGCCGGCCGAGTGCGCGGCGAGCGCGCCGACGACCAGGTCGGCCCGGTCCCCGGGGGTGACGACCAGACAGCCGGGGGTCAGCGCCTTGAGGAAGTTCGGCAGCATCGCGCCGCCGAAGACGAAGTCGAGCGCGTCCCGCGAGAGCCCCGCGTCGTCACCGAGGACGACGGAGGCGCCCAGCGCGTGGGTGATCTGGGAGACGGTGGGCGCGGCGAGCACCGGCTCGTCCGGCAGGACGTAGCAGGGCACGGGCAGCCGGGCGGCCAGCCGCTCGGCGATGGCCTCCCGGTCCTCGGCGGCCACCCGGTTGACGACCATCGCGAGGACGTCGCAGCCGAGTCCGTCGTACGCCCGGAAGGCGTTGCGCGCCTCGGCCCGTACGGACTCCGCCGGCTGGCCCTTGCCGCCGACGACCGGGATGACGGAGGCGCCGAACTCGTTGGCCAGGCGGGCGTTGAGCGCGAGTTCGTCGGGGAGCTGGGTGGCGGCGAAGTCGGTGCCGAGGACGAGGACGACCTCGTAGGCGCGGGCCACCGCGTGGAAGCGGTCCACGAGCTGCGAGACCAGCTCGTCGGTGCCCTGCTCGGCCTGGAGCGCGGAGGCCTCGTGGTAGTCCATGCCGTAGACCGTGGAGGCGTCCTGCGAGAGCCGGTAGCGGGAGCGCAGCAGGTCGAAGAGGCGGTCGGGGCCGTCGTGCACCAGTGGCCGGAACACCCCCACCCGGTCCACCTGTCGGGTGAGGAGCTCCATGACTCCCAGCTCGACGACCTGGCGGCCGTCACCGCGGTCGATCCCGGTCACGTACACGCTGCGCGTCACGCCGTGGTCTCCTGTCCAGTCCTGCGGAACTCGGGGCCGGCCCCAGCCGTCAACCGGCCGTACTCAGAAGGCCCCGATAGGGCGGCATTACCCCCTTGACAATACCCCCGCCGATAGTTAAGTCGCCCGCCGGACGAAGGGCCCCGAACCCGGGACGAAAGGCCTCCTCGGAAGCCTCGGGAGGGACGCGCGGAGCGGCCGCGAGCGGCCCGGTCAGGTCCGGCGTGTGAGAATTGCGGTGGCTCACCACGGAACGCGACCGAGCAGGAGACACAGCACGATGCGCATCGGAGTTCTCACCGCAGGCGGCGACTGCCCCGGCCTGAACGCAGTGATCCGGTCGGTCGTGCACCGGGCGCTCACCGGCCACGACGACGAAGTCATCGGTTTCGAGGACGGGTTCAAGGGGCTGCTCGACGGGCACTACCGCCCCCTCGACCTCAACGCCGTCAGCGGCATCCTGGCCCGCGGCGGCACCATCCTCGGCTCGGCCCGGCTGGAGCGCAACCGGCTCCGCGAGGCCGCCGAGTCCGCCCCCGACCTCGCCCGCACATACGGCATCGACGTCCTCATCCCCATCGGCGGCGAAGGCACCCTGACCGCCGCCCGGATGCTCTCCGACGCGGGCATGCCCGTCGTCGGCGTCCCGAAGACGATCGACAACGACATCTCGTCCACGGACCGCACCTTCGGCTTCGACACCGCCGTCGGCGTCGCCACCGAGGCGATGGACCGCCTCAAGACCACCGCCGAGTCCCACCAGCGGGTGATGGTCGTCGAGGTGATGGGCCGCCACGCCGGCTGGATCGCCCTGGAGTCCGGCATGGCCGGCGGCGCCCACGGCATCTGCCTCCCCGAGCGCCCCTTCCAGATCGACGACCTGGTCAAGATGGTCGAGGAGCGCTTCGCCCGCGGCAAGAAGTTCGCCGTCATCTGCGTCGCCGAGGGCGCCCATCCGGCCGAGGGCTCGATGGAGTACAAGAAGGGCGAGATCGACCAGTTCGGCCACGAGCGCTTCCAGGGCATCGGCAACCGGCTCGCCGTCGAGCTGGAGCGGCGCCTCGGCAAGGAGGCCCGCCCGGTCATCCTCGGTCACGTCCAGCGCGGCGGCACGCCGACGGCGTACGACCGGGTGCTCGCCACCCGCTTCGGCTGGCACGCGGTGGAGGCCGCGCACCGCGGCGACTTCGGCCGGATGACGGCGCTGCGCGGCACGAACATCGAGATGGTGCCGCTGGCGGAGGCCGTGACCCAGCTCAAGACGGTCCCGGGGGACCGCATGCTCGAGGCGGAGTCGGTGTTCTAGGGCCTGTCGGCCCCTTCGGCCGACCGGTTGTCCGGTCCGCCGTTCGGCCCTTCGGCCGGGACCTTCGGCCCGACCTGTCCCGGATCCCGACCGGGACCCCGGCGGACCCGAGCGGCCCCGACCGTCCCCCCGTGGACGGTCGGGGCCATATCTGTGTGCCCGGCATCACCCCCGGAAATACCGGATTCCACTCTTGAGCCGGAGCGCGCGATCAACAAGGCTTGGGGCCTGTCCCGGACATGTCCCAGACCCGTCCGGCGGAAGGGAGACGCGCGGATGAGCCCGGGGGAGCACGCCCCTGACCCGCGGGAGGCACGGACGCCCGCCGAGTTCCTCGCGCGGCTCCAGGCCCTCAAGGACTGGTCGGGCCTGACCTACCGCGACCTGTCGGCGCGGGCGGAGGCGCGGGGGGACGTCCTGCCCCGGTCCACCGTGGCCAACATGCTGGCCCGCGCGACCCTGCCCCGTGAGGGACTGCTGACCGTCTTCGTCCGCGCGTGCGGGGCGCCGCCGACGGAGCTGGCGCACTGGCAGACGACACGGAGACGGCTGGCGGGGGCACGGGGGGAGGGGGAGGCGGGCGCGGGTCCCGACGAGGGCGTGGGCCCCGATGCGGGTACGGGTACGGGTACGGGTGCGGGCCGTGGCGGTACGGACACGGGGGCGCCCGGCCCCTCGGGCTCACCGGAAGCCTCCGGGGCGTCCGGTGCCTCGGAGGGCCCCCGGCCCTCCGATACGCCCTGGCTCTCGGACGGGCTTCGGCCCTCAAATACGCCCCGGCCCTCGGACGGGCCCGGTCCCGCCCACCGCCCGCCGTCACCCGTCTGGCCCGTGGGGCCCGACGCCCAGGGCGTCCCCGACCCCGCCCCGTCGCGGATACGGCGCGCCCTCGTCGCCCTCGTCGCGGTGGCCGGGCTCGTGCTCGCCGGTGTCAGCGTGGTCGCCTTCCTGCGCGACGGGCACACCGGGCCCGCCGGGCAGCCGCCCCGTACTCCCGTCGCCTCCGCCGCCGCGCCCGTCGCCGGGGACGTACGCATCCGGGTGACCGGTACCGGCCTCTGCCTCGGGGAGCGGCGCGGCACCCGGACCGGGCAGGTCCACCAGGTGCCCTGCGCCGAGGCGGGCGTGCCGCTCTACTCGTTGGTGGCGGTGGGCGCCGGCCGGTGGAGGATCGCCTCGGACCACCCGGACTTCGGCCCCGGCTGCTCGGGCATACCGTCCGGCGGGCGCATCCCCGGTGCCGCGTACGAGGACTCCGAGTGCGGCGACCCGAGCCGGGTGGAGACCTTCGCCCTCGAACCGTACGGCCGTCCCGTCCGGGGCCACCGGATCGTCCCGGTCGGTTCCGCGACGCCCGGCGGCTGCGTCACGGTCACCGGTGACCGTGACGCGGCCTGGGCGCCGCTCGCCCAGGCGCCCTGCGCGCCGGACGCCGCAGGCCAGCTCTTCACCTTCGAGCGCCGGGACTGACCGGGCCGAGCGGCGCGGCGGCTACGGGACCTCCACGAGCCGGGCCCTGAGTGCCGTCACCACCGCCAGGTCGAGCCCGACATGGCCGGTGACGTACGCGTCCACGGAGCCGTACCGCGCGCGCAGGTCGGCGAGGAACAGCCGGATGATCTCGGCGGGCGCCCGGCCGTACCCCGGCCAGCGCGGCTCCCGGCCGGGGTGCGTCGACCGCCAGTCGGCGATCAGCCGCTCCGTGGCGAGTTCGGTGAGCGCGAAGTCCGCGAGGATCTCCTCGTCAGGGACGCCGAGGAGGGCGAGGAGGACGGCCGCGAGCAGACCCGTACGGTCCTTCCCCGAGGCGCAGTGGAAGACGAGCGGCCCGTCGGCCGAGGCGATGACCTCCAGGGCCGTACGGAGTTCGGCCGCGCCGTCCTCGGCGACCTCGGCGAAGCGGTCCGCGAGGTAGCGCCAGGGGTCGAGCGCGGGGTCGATCTCCGCCTGGTCGTAGGGGCGGTGCTCGATGGAGAGGTTGTGCCAGGCGATGCCCGGGGTCTCCGGCAGACGGCCCTTGGCGACGATCTCCCACGGGTAGCGCAGGTCGATCACGGTGGCCACGGCCAGCGCGCGGAAGCGTTCCAGGTCGTCCGGTCCGGCGTCCGCGAGCTTGGCGAGGGAGTCGGAGCGGTAGAGGGTCTCCCACCGCACGGTCCCGCCGTCGGCGGTCCGATAGCCGCCCAGGTCACGGAAGTTGTGGAGTCGTTCGAAAGGTATGTGTCGTCTCACGACGCCAATGTACGGAGCCGCGCCGGCTCAGACGCCCGTGGCCGTCCAGAAGTGGCCGGTGATCCCGTCCAGGTACGCGCGGCCCTCGTCGCCGGTCGCGGCCGAGGCGCCCCAGCTGCTGGTCGCCGCCATCCGGGCGTGGTATTCGGCGTGCAGCCGCCGGAGCGCGGACTCCACGGTCCGTTTGGGCAGCGGCAGCATCTTCACCGCCGGTTTCACGTACGCCTGCCAGCGCGTGGTCGCGGCGTCGCGCAGCAGCGCGGCGAGACGCTCGTCGCCGCCGGTCGCGGTGATCAGGGCGCGCGGGCCGAGGCCGAGGACCTCGGCGAGGGCGGCCGTCTGGCGTTCGGTGCCGCGCCAGCGCCCCTCGTCCTCCATCCGCTGGTACGCCTGGGCCGAGAGCCCCACGTGCCGGGCCAGCTCGTCCGCCGTGAGCCCGCGCGCCATGCGGTGCTCGCGCAGGCTGGAGGCGGCGGCGATCAGCTCGGCGGGGGAGCACCACAGCACACCGGCGAGGGCGGTGAGTTCCTGCTCGCCGGGGACGGCGCGGCCACGTTCCCAGGCGAGGACGGTGTCGGGGTGGACGAGGAGGCCGTACTGCGCGCGGAGGCCGTACGCGACATGGCCCGGGGTCATGCCGAGGCCCTCGCGGAGCCGACGGGCGGCCAGGGCGTCGAAGGGCGGGGAGGGTTGGTGCACCCGGCCACGGTAGTGCGGAGGGTGACGGCCGGCTACGGTGCGTTCCGCCAACGTCCGAGGTCGTAGGAACGTGGGAACCGATCAGTAACCGCGGTTCCCGCCGTCCAGCCAGCGGTACTGGAGCTCGGGCCGGCCGATCTGGCCGTACTGCGGGGCGCGTACGGCCCGGCCCCCCGTGACCAGGTGCTCCAGGTAGCGGCGGGCGGTGATCCGGGAGATCCCGACGGCCGCGCCGGCCTCGGCGGCGGTGAGCCCGGCGGGGGCGGCCCTGAGGCCGCGGGTGACGGCCTCCAGGGTGGGCGCGCTCAGGCCCTTCGGGAGGGTCGCGGGGTGCGGGGCCCGCAGGGTCGCGAGGGCCCGGTCCACCTCGTCCTGCCCGGAGGCCTCACCGGCGGAGGCCCGGAACTCGGCGTACCGGGCGAGCCGGTCCCGGAGGGTCGCGAAGGCGAAGGGCTTCAGGACGTACTGGACGACGCCGAGGGAGACGCCCTCCCGTACGACGGCGAGGTCGCGGGCGGAGGTCACGGCGATGACGTCGGCGGAGTGCCCGGCGGCGCGCAGCGCGCGGAGCAGCTGGAGGCCGTGCCCGTCGGGCAGGTACAGGTCGAGCAGGATCAGGTCGACCGGCGTCCGGTCGAGCACGCGCACGGCGGCGGCGCGGGAGTGGGCGACACCGACGACGGTGAAGCCCTCGACGCGTCCGGCGTAGAGCGCGTGGGCGTCGGCGGCGACGGGATCGTCCTCGACGACGAGAACGCGAAGGGGCGCGACACCACTCATGCGGACACCTCGGTGGTGGGGTTGTCGGTGCTGGGGGTACGGGTGGGGCGGGCGCCCGGGCGGGGGCCGACGACTGCGTGTGCGTGTGCGTGTGCGTGTGCCTGGGCGGGTGCGGGCGCGGGTGCCGGTGCGGTGCCCGCCAGCGGCAGCCGGACCGTGAACTCCGCCCCGCCCTCCGCCGCGTCCGTCACGTCCAGCGTGCCCGACGCGCGGGAGACCGCCTGGCCGACCAGGGCCAGGCCGAGGCCCCGGCCGGGGCCCCGGGTGGTCCAGCCGCGGCCCAGGACCGCGTCGCGGTCGGCCGGGCGGACGCCGGGGCCGCTGTCGCCGACCCGGAGCAGCAGCTCGCCGTCGCCCGTCCGGGCCGCCACGGTGACCGTCACCCGCGCGTGCGGGGTGCCGCCCGCCGCCTCCACGGCGTTGTCGATCAGATTGCCCAGGATCGTCACCAGGTCACGGGACGGCAGCGTCGCGGGGACCAGGCCGTCGTCGATCCGGCTGTCCTCGGTGAGGACCAGCTCCACACCCCGCTCGTTGGCCTGCGCCGCCTTCCCGAGCAGCAGCGCCGCGAGCACCGGTTCGCCCACGGCGTCGACGACCCGGTCGGTCAGCGCCTGGGCGAGCTCCAGTTCCGCCGTCGCGAACTCCACCGCCTCCGCCACCCGGCCCAGCTCGATGAGCGACACCACGGTGTGCAGCCGGTTCGCCGCCTCGTGGGCCTGCGAGCGGAGCGCCTCCGTGAACCCCCGCTCCGAGTCCAGCTCGCCGGACAGCGTCTGCAGCTCGGTGCGGTCCCGGAGCGTGACGACGGTGCCGCGCCGCTCCCCGCCCACCACCGGGCGGGTGTTGACGACGAGGACCCGGTCGGCGGTCAGATGCGTCTCGTCGACGCGCGGCTCCGAGGACAGCAGCGCGCCCGTCAGCGGCGCGGGCAGGCCGAGTCCGGTCGCCGGCCGGCCGACGGCCCCCTCGTCCAGGCCGAGCAGCTCCCGCGCGCCGTCGTTGATGAGGGCGATCCGCCGCTGCCCGTCGAGCATCACGAGCCCCTCGCGCACCGCGTGCAGCGCGGCCTCGTGGTAGTCGTGCATCCGGCTCAGCTCCGTCGCGTTCATCCCGTGCGTATGGCGGCGCAGCCGCGCGTTGACCACGTACGTGCCCGCGCCGCCGAGCGCCAGCGCCACGCCCGCCATGCCGAGCAGGGCGGTGACCTGCTCGCGTACCTGCTCGCTGATCTTGTCGATGGTGATGCCCGCGCTGACCAGCGCGACCACCCGGCCGTCGCCGTCGAGGACCGGCGCCACCGTCCGTACGGAGGGACCGAGGATCCCCAGGTGGGTCTCGGAGTACAGCCGGCCGGCCCGCGCCTGCTCGATGTGCCCGAGGTACGTCCGGCCGATCTGCTCCGGCTCGGGGTGCGTCCAGCGGGTGCCGTCCGGGGCCATGATCACCACGAACGCCACGCCCGCGTGGCGGCGCAGCGACTCGGCGTACGGCTGGAGGGCCGCCGTCGGGTCGGCGGAGCGGGCCGCGGCGACCACCGAAGGGGAGTCGGCGACGGCGGCGGCGGTCGCCGTCGCCTGCCGCCGCGCGGTCTCCTCGGCCTGCGCCCGGTCCGTGACGTACGCGAAGACCGCGCACCCCGCCACGACGACGGCCACCAGCACGACCTGCATCGCGAAGAGCTGGCCGGCCAGGCTGCGGGGGCGGGGGAGGGGGAAACGCATG contains:
- a CDS encoding DUF6114 domain-containing protein encodes the protein MSAETPASHGVPKQDNRFKVWRQTRPFWAGLFTILGGLPIAYLPYGDMRLGNITMAMKTTAGSGALIIGVLLITLGLTMWFQPIVRVFAGVATIVLGLVSIPVSNFGGLLIGFLFSLVGGGMSASWAPAPPVEEAVDAENDGERDRAYEDEHDGEPAETEALYAAGVPEQREAEHHATETTIDANGGRNSAG
- the pyk gene encoding pyruvate kinase, with the translated sequence MRRSKIVCTLGPAVDSYEQLKALIEAGMNVARFNFSHGSQAEHQERYDRVRQVSADTGRAVGVLADLQGPKIRLETFAEGPVELVRGDEFTITTEDVPGDKSICGTTYKGLPGDVSKGDQVLINDGNVELRVVEVDGPRVKTIVVEGGVISDHKGINLPGAAVNVPALSEKDVDDLRFALRMGCDMVALSFVRDADDVKDVHKVMDEEGRRVPVIAKVEKPQAVENMEAVVAAFDAVMVARGDLAVEYPLEKVPMVQKRLVEMCRRNAKPVIVATQMMESMITNSRPTRAEASDVANAILDGADAVMLSAESSVGAYPIETVKTMSKIVAAAEEELLSKGLQPLVPGKKPRTQGGSVARAACEIADFLDGKALIAFTQSGDTARRLSRYRTQQPILAFTTDEGTRNQLTLSWGVESFLVPFVDNTDAMVDLVDAELLKLQRHNQGDTMIITAGSPPGVPGTTNMVRVHHLGGSERA
- a CDS encoding acetate kinase, with translation MTAPTTVPASVPARVLVLNSGSSSVKYQLLDMREGGRLAQGLVERIGEETSRLVHTPLQGGGGEKREKTGPIADHAAALKAVAEELAADGLGLDSPELAAIGHRVVHGGLRFTEPTVIDDEVLAEIERLVPVAPLHNPANLTGIRTAKALRPDLPQVAVFDTAFHTTMPESAARYAIDVATADAHRIRRYGFHGTSHAYVSRETAKLLGKTPEEVNVIVLHLGNGASASAVRGGRCVDTSMGLTPLEGLVMGTRSGDIDPAVTFHLKRVAGMSADEIDVLLNKRSGLVGLCGDNDMREIRRRVDEGDPAAALAFDIYVHRLKKYIGAYYAVLGRVDAVVFTAGVGENAAPVREAAIAGLEELGLAVDADLNSVRSDEARLISPDYARVAVAVVPTDEELEIARQTFALVQSRAGSNE
- the pta gene encoding phosphate acetyltransferase gives rise to the protein MTRSVYVTGIDRGDGRQVVELGVMELLTRQVDRVGVFRPLVHDGPDRLFDLLRSRYRLSQDASTVYGMDYHEASALQAEQGTDELVSQLVDRFHAVARAYEVVLVLGTDFAATQLPDELALNARLANEFGASVIPVVGGKGQPAESVRAEARNAFRAYDGLGCDVLAMVVNRVAAEDREAIAERLAARLPVPCYVLPDEPVLAAPTVSQITHALGASVVLGDDAGLSRDALDFVFGGAMLPNFLKALTPGCLVVTPGDRADLVVGALAAHSAGTPPIAGVLLTLNERPGAEILTLAARLAPGTPVISVPGNSFPTAAELFALEGKLNAATPRKAETALGLFERHVDTADLLKRVSVARSGRVTPMMFEHELIEQARTDRRRVVLPEGTEERVLRAADVLLRRDVCDLTLLGDVETIRKKAADLGITLGDTQLIDPQTSELRDSFAEKYAVLRAHKGVTVELAYDVVSDVNYFGTLMVQEGLADGMVSGSVHSTAATIRPAFEIIKTKPEASIVSSVFFMCLADKVLVYGDCAVNPDPNAEQLADIAVQSAATAARFGVEPRIAMLSYSTGTSGSGADVDKVREATKLVRAARPELRIEGPIQYDAAVEPSVAATKLPDSEVAGQATVLIFPDLNTGNNTYKAVQRSAGAVAVGPVLQGLRKPVNDLSRGALVSDIVNTVAITAIQSQVPSQGQELPA